In a single window of the Microbacterium sp. SL75 genome:
- a CDS encoding bifunctional 3'-5' exonuclease/DNA polymerase, with amino-acid sequence MPSDTVVVGTTSAGRIALIDLDSEGLPTRTIEIAANELASVVSTREAAGEIRWVWADSAALYARLLAAGVRVARAWDLRLVHAILRDASAVVDDHGLRAAMTWDATASAPAAGDTLFDLGESASGVPESADAALAEYRRQGAAIASSTSPGALRLLCAAESAGALIAVELHAAGVPWSTAAHEKLLESELGPRRGGGLPETVEKTAAAVRAALNDPAASLDSQPRLLRSLHRAGLLVQSTSRWELAEHDHPVVAPLVAYKKLMRLYTANGWAWLNEWVSDGRFRPVYVPAGVVTGRWASSGGGALQIPRNLRTAVRADPGWTLVTADVAQLEPRVLAAMARDTALAEAAAGRDLYAGIVERGAVASRAEAKLAMLGAMYGATTGESGRLLPRLRRTFPRAMQLVDEAARTGEEGGVVHTWLGRTSPPAGESWRALQSMASESSASGIDENRARRSARDRGRFTRNFVVQGTAAEWALAWLADLRGRLAALPATDDDVPATASGPVFSRRPHLAFFLHDEIVVHTPIEHADAVAEAVREAATAAGRLLFGTFPIDFPLDLRIGETAEKG; translated from the coding sequence GTGCCGTCTGACACGGTCGTCGTCGGCACCACCTCCGCCGGGCGGATCGCCCTGATCGATCTGGATTCAGAAGGCTTACCGACGCGCACGATCGAGATCGCCGCAAACGAGCTGGCCTCCGTCGTCTCGACGCGCGAAGCAGCGGGTGAGATCCGCTGGGTATGGGCGGATTCCGCCGCGCTGTACGCCCGACTCCTGGCGGCCGGCGTGCGGGTGGCGCGGGCCTGGGACCTGCGCCTGGTCCACGCCATCCTCCGCGACGCCTCCGCGGTCGTCGACGACCACGGCCTCCGCGCGGCCATGACCTGGGATGCCACCGCCTCGGCCCCCGCAGCCGGCGACACCCTCTTCGATCTCGGGGAGTCGGCATCCGGGGTTCCCGAGAGTGCAGACGCGGCCCTCGCCGAGTACCGGCGGCAGGGAGCGGCCATCGCATCGTCGACGAGTCCCGGGGCGCTGCGCCTGCTCTGCGCCGCAGAGTCGGCCGGGGCCCTCATCGCCGTCGAACTGCACGCGGCGGGCGTGCCGTGGAGCACCGCAGCGCACGAGAAGTTGCTTGAGAGCGAGCTCGGCCCGCGGCGAGGCGGCGGGCTTCCGGAAACCGTCGAGAAGACGGCAGCGGCCGTGCGCGCGGCCCTCAACGATCCCGCCGCCTCGCTGGATTCACAGCCGCGGCTGCTGCGGTCGCTGCACCGCGCGGGACTCCTCGTCCAATCCACGAGTCGGTGGGAGCTGGCAGAGCACGACCACCCGGTCGTCGCCCCGCTCGTCGCCTACAAGAAGCTCATGCGGCTCTACACCGCGAACGGCTGGGCGTGGCTCAACGAGTGGGTCAGCGACGGACGCTTCCGACCCGTCTACGTCCCCGCGGGGGTCGTGACGGGCCGCTGGGCATCGTCGGGCGGGGGAGCGTTGCAGATCCCGCGCAATCTCCGCACCGCGGTGCGTGCCGACCCGGGATGGACACTCGTCACCGCGGACGTCGCCCAGCTCGAACCGCGCGTCCTCGCCGCGATGGCGCGCGACACGGCCCTGGCCGAGGCGGCAGCCGGTCGCGATCTGTACGCCGGGATCGTCGAGCGCGGCGCGGTCGCCAGCCGCGCCGAGGCGAAGCTCGCGATGCTGGGCGCCATGTACGGCGCCACGACCGGGGAGAGCGGTCGACTCCTGCCACGCCTTCGTCGCACCTTCCCCCGGGCCATGCAGCTCGTCGACGAGGCCGCGCGCACCGGTGAAGAAGGTGGCGTCGTGCATACGTGGCTCGGCCGCACCTCGCCCCCGGCGGGGGAATCGTGGCGCGCTCTGCAGTCGATGGCGAGCGAGTCTTCGGCATCCGGGATCGACGAGAACCGGGCGCGCCGCTCCGCGCGCGACCGCGGACGCTTCACCCGCAACTTCGTCGTGCAAGGTACCGCGGCCGAGTGGGCGCTCGCGTGGCTCGCCGATCTCCGTGGGCGCCTGGCGGCGCTTCCGGCGACAGATGACGATGTGCCGGCCACGGCATCTGGCCCGGTGTTCTCGCGACGACCGCACCTGGCATTCTTCCTGCACGACGAGATCGTCGTGCACACCCCGATCGAGCACGCGGATGCCGTCGCCGAGGCGGTGCGCGAAGCGGCGACCGCCGCCGGGCGCCTCTTGTTCGGGACGTTCCCGATCGACTTCCCCCTGGACCTTCGCATCGGCGAAACGGCCGAGAAGGGCTGA
- a CDS encoding zinc ribbon domain-containing protein, with translation MNADPADQRKLLDLADLDARIRRDEKVSANPPQAERVRELLAQRATLTQELSTRANARDDITAELKRLESDVAVVDARIARDTERLAASSNAKQAQGFESELASLKRRKGDLEDLEIALMERLETADAAVSEQEALISETNALGTRLSAEAKTTVSDATTRLEGARRDRDAVAASVPADLLGLYERLAARGNGAGLLRAGACEACRMVLPPSDVATVRRAQTDEVVFCPECGAILVRTEESR, from the coding sequence GTGAATGCCGATCCCGCCGACCAGCGCAAACTGCTCGACCTCGCCGACCTCGACGCCCGTATCCGTCGTGACGAGAAGGTCTCGGCCAACCCGCCGCAGGCCGAGCGCGTGCGCGAGCTCCTCGCGCAGCGGGCGACGCTCACGCAAGAGCTGTCGACCCGCGCCAACGCGCGCGATGACATCACCGCCGAGCTGAAGCGTCTCGAGTCCGACGTGGCCGTCGTCGACGCCCGCATCGCGCGCGACACCGAGCGCCTCGCCGCCTCGTCGAACGCCAAGCAGGCGCAGGGCTTCGAGAGCGAGCTGGCCTCGCTCAAGCGGCGCAAGGGTGACCTCGAAGACTTGGAGATCGCGCTCATGGAACGCCTCGAGACCGCCGACGCCGCGGTCTCGGAGCAAGAGGCCCTCATCTCCGAGACAAATGCCCTGGGCACGCGGTTGAGCGCCGAGGCGAAAACCACCGTCTCCGATGCGACGACACGCCTCGAGGGCGCCCGCCGCGATCGCGACGCGGTGGCCGCCTCGGTTCCCGCCGACCTGCTGGGACTGTACGAGCGTCTCGCCGCCCGTGGCAACGGAGCCGGGCTCCTTCGTGCCGGCGCCTGCGAGGCGTGCCGCATGGTGCTCCCGCCGAGCGATGTCGCCACGGTGCGCCGCGCCCAGACCGACGAGGTCGTGTTCTGTCCCGAGTGCGGCGCCATTCTCGTTCGCACCGAAGAGTCACGATGA